Proteins encoded within one genomic window of Candidatus Binatia bacterium:
- a CDS encoding MFS transporter has translation MGARERKTRYLLLLVVLWGALSFHWTVLSNNILPTRALEFSTPATKGRILGLVTVLGALVAMLTSPLAGVLSDESRSRWGRRKPFLLLGVVAGSASLFALVGARTLAGFLLSVASLQFFLHVASAPYTALLPDQVTDRQKGRATGFAGFADVLGRLCGAIVGGLFVSLPEWAEILGGMLPFLPVSVRSSPMLPLVAITSGVLLVALVVTLLAVEDPPAESPPASRRGSLWRRAFRLDVRAEPNFAWLLFSRGANMLALATITTFLLYYIHDYLGVADIREANAKLGYLFAASSLTTLPSSVAVGYWIDRHGRRKAWVVASSLGLALVSLGLIAVRSFPEVLVLGMFFGFFYGAFFTSDWSLALHLLPRDGAVARSLGIWMIAGTLPQVIAPGVGGVLLDFFNGLGPNLGYPALFLSVVGYLALGIGFLLPVREPGHDFVVDEPREPE, from the coding sequence ATGGGAGCCAGGGAAAGAAAAACGCGGTACCTTTTGCTCCTCGTCGTTCTCTGGGGTGCGCTCTCGTTCCACTGGACGGTGCTTTCGAACAACATCCTTCCGACGCGTGCCCTGGAATTTTCCACGCCCGCGACGAAAGGGCGGATTCTCGGACTCGTCACCGTCCTCGGGGCGCTCGTAGCCATGCTCACCTCGCCTCTGGCGGGCGTCCTGAGCGACGAGTCGCGATCGCGCTGGGGGAGGCGGAAGCCTTTTCTGCTCCTCGGAGTGGTCGCGGGTTCGGCCTCTCTTTTCGCACTGGTCGGGGCGAGGACGCTCGCCGGGTTCCTGCTCTCCGTCGCGAGCCTGCAGTTCTTTCTGCACGTCGCGAGCGCGCCGTACACCGCGCTGCTGCCCGATCAGGTCACCGACCGGCAGAAGGGGAGGGCCACCGGATTCGCGGGCTTCGCCGACGTGCTCGGAAGGCTCTGCGGCGCCATCGTCGGGGGACTTTTCGTTTCCCTTCCGGAGTGGGCCGAGATTCTCGGCGGGATGTTGCCCTTTCTGCCCGTCTCGGTCCGCTCGAGCCCGATGTTGCCCCTCGTGGCGATCACCTCGGGCGTGCTTCTCGTCGCCCTGGTCGTCACCCTTCTCGCCGTGGAGGACCCCCCTGCGGAGTCGCCTCCGGCGAGCCGGCGCGGGAGCCTCTGGCGGCGGGCGTTCCGGTTGGACGTGCGGGCCGAGCCGAATTTCGCCTGGCTCCTTTTCTCCCGCGGGGCGAACATGCTCGCCCTCGCGACGATCACGACGTTCCTGCTGTACTACATCCACGACTACCTGGGCGTGGCGGACATTCGGGAAGCGAACGCGAAGCTCGGCTACCTCTTCGCCGCCTCGTCGCTCACCACGCTTCCGAGCTCGGTGGCCGTGGGTTACTGGATCGACCGCCACGGCCGGCGCAAGGCCTGGGTGGTGGCGTCGAGTCTCGGGCTCGCTCTCGTCTCGCTCGGCTTGATCGCGGTCCGGAGCTTTCCCGAGGTGCTGGTGCTCGGCATGTTCTTCGGGTTTTTCTACGGCGCTTTTTTCACCTCGGACTGGTCGCTCGCGCTTCACTTGCTGCCGAGAGACGGAGCGGTGGCCAGGTCGCTCGGAATCTGGATGATCGCCGGCACCTTGCCGCAGGTGATCGCACCGGGCGTGGGCGGGGTGCTGCTCGATTTCTTCAACGGGCTCGGGCCCAATCTCGGCTACCCGGCTCTCTTTCTGAGCGTCGTCGGCTACCTGGCTCTGGGAATCGGGTTCCTGCTGCCGGTGCGGGAACCCGGTCACGACTTCGTCGTGGACGAACCGCGGGAGCCGGAGTAG